A single window of Bacillaceae bacterium S4-13-56 DNA harbors:
- a CDS encoding class I SAM-dependent RNA methyltransferase produces MNEVTLIATAPMGLESIVAREVKNLGYEPSIDNGKVIYKTDPSGIARSNLWLRTADRVKVLIGEFEAVTFDQLFEQTKALPWEDYIPENGEFPVVGKSVKSKLFSVSDCQAIVKKAIVERLKQKHGIASWLEETGDLYKVEIAIHKDKATLTIDSSGSGLHKRGYRKGQGEAPLKETMAAALVLLTNWTGDDPFVDPFCGSGTIPIEAAMIAQNIAPGFNREFSSEGWGWIGRSVWEQAFEEAEEKANYDQKFTIVGSDIDHRMVEISKQNAAEAGFADLISFKQMQVKDFSSKEKNGYLIGNPPYGERIGERKAVEEMYRELGEVMKQYPSWSVYILTSHQDFEKLYGQKASKKRKLFNGFIRTDYYQFFGQKE; encoded by the coding sequence ATGAATGAGGTGACTTTGATTGCAACTGCCCCCATGGGGTTAGAGTCTATAGTTGCACGTGAAGTAAAAAATTTAGGATATGAGCCATCTATTGATAATGGGAAAGTCATATATAAAACAGATCCATCCGGAATTGCCAGATCAAATTTATGGCTTCGTACAGCGGACCGGGTTAAAGTTTTAATTGGTGAATTTGAGGCAGTTACTTTTGACCAATTATTTGAACAAACAAAAGCATTGCCATGGGAAGACTATATCCCTGAAAATGGAGAATTCCCGGTAGTTGGCAAGTCTGTTAAATCAAAACTTTTTAGTGTATCTGATTGTCAAGCTATCGTGAAAAAGGCTATTGTGGAAAGATTAAAGCAAAAGCATGGGATTGCCTCTTGGCTTGAGGAAACAGGGGACTTGTATAAAGTTGAAATTGCTATACATAAGGATAAAGCGACTTTGACGATCGACAGCTCAGGATCAGGACTACATAAACGCGGATATCGAAAAGGCCAAGGAGAAGCACCACTTAAGGAAACCATGGCAGCTGCGCTAGTTTTACTTACGAATTGGACAGGTGATGATCCATTTGTTGATCCTTTTTGTGGTTCAGGAACTATTCCGATTGAAGCGGCTATGATTGCGCAAAATATCGCCCCCGGGTTCAATCGTGAATTTTCAAGTGAAGGTTGGGGATGGATTGGTCGCAGCGTATGGGAGCAAGCTTTTGAAGAAGCAGAAGAGAAAGCAAACTATGATCAGAAGTTTACTATTGTTGGCTCGGATATTGATCATCGCATGGTTGAAATTTCCAAGCAAAACGCTGCAGAAGCAGGATTTGCTGATTTAATTTCCTTTAAGCAAATGCAGGTGAAGGACTTTTCTTCGAAAGAAAAAAACGGATACTTAATTGGAAATCCGCCCTATGGAGAACGCATTGGAGAACGAAAAGCTGTAGAGGAAATGTATCGTGAGTTAGGGGAAGTAATGAAACAATATCCAAGCTGGAGCGTCTATATACTGACCTCTCACCAAGATTTCGAAAAACTATATGGTCAAAAGGCTTCTAAAAAGCGAAAACTATTTAATGGGTTTATCCGTACAGATTATTATCAATTTTTTGGTCAAAAAGAGTAG
- the gpsB gene encoding cell division regulator GpsB, whose protein sequence is MVERIQLNGSEILDKEFKVGIRGYNQEEVDQFLDVVIQDYEVFQQEIERLKQENEKLKRIADQSTRRSSAAAPQGQVNYDVLKRLSNLEKAVFGHKFSD, encoded by the coding sequence ATGGTAGAGCGTATACAATTAAATGGAAGTGAGATATTAGATAAAGAATTTAAAGTCGGCATTAGAGGATACAATCAAGAAGAAGTGGATCAGTTTTTAGATGTTGTCATTCAAGATTATGAAGTTTTTCAGCAAGAGATTGAGAGATTGAAGCAGGAAAATGAAAAATTGAAACGAATAGCTGATCAATCAACACGTCGTTCATCAGCTGCTGCTCCGCAAGGACAAGTGAACTATGATGTCCTTAAACGTTTATCAAATCTTGAAAAGGCAGTTTTCGGTCATAAATTTTCTGATTAA
- a CDS encoding SLOG family protein encodes MKTLVITGYKAKELGIFSNKDLKITIIKEAFKRKLIPLVEEGLEWVLLSGQPGIELWAAEVVVNLKDVFPIKLAIIPPFKEFDQYWSDGDKEIYQFIQQQADFNQLLYQREYIGPFQFKQRDEFFIHKSDGCLVLYDEDTHGSPHYFMKQVEIMQNKGLDYKVMTITPFDLNEMAEDIVRENPDFLKGKGN; translated from the coding sequence ATGAAAACGTTAGTAATTACAGGTTATAAAGCAAAGGAATTGGGGATATTTTCTAATAAAGATCTAAAAATAACAATAATTAAGGAAGCATTTAAAAGAAAATTGATACCTTTGGTTGAAGAGGGACTGGAATGGGTCTTATTATCTGGACAACCTGGTATTGAGCTTTGGGCAGCAGAAGTAGTGGTGAATTTAAAGGATGTGTTTCCCATTAAGCTAGCTATTATTCCTCCATTTAAAGAATTTGACCAATATTGGTCGGATGGGGACAAAGAAATATATCAATTTATACAGCAGCAGGCAGATTTCAACCAGCTTCTTTATCAAAGAGAATACATAGGACCATTTCAGTTTAAACAACGAGATGAATTTTTTATTCATAAAAGTGATGGATGTCTTGTACTATATGATGAGGACACTCATGGATCTCCTCATTATTTTATGAAACAAGTAGAAATCATGCAAAATAAAGGGCTTGATTATAAAGTCATGACTATTACACCTTTTGACCTTAATGAAATGGCAGAGGATATAGTAAGGGAGAATCCCGATTTTTTGAAGGGAAAAGGAAATTGA
- a CDS encoding CotD family spore coat protein: protein MHHKPWGMNHCHPTKKVVYPTKYCVNNNFTYEEVDHIHPTHTTVVNHHHVENKHFFPYSNSVVNTGSESSVAFPPYPAPAPVTPPVTGPMPGLVPNVNTAGPAPFPGAPGMGTPFRKK, encoded by the coding sequence ATGCATCACAAACCATGGGGAATGAATCATTGTCACCCTACTAAAAAGGTGGTATATCCAACAAAGTATTGTGTAAATAACAATTTCACGTATGAGGAAGTAGATCATATTCATCCAACTCACACTACGGTGGTAAATCATCACCATGTGGAAAATAAACACTTCTTCCCATATTCAAATTCTGTGGTAAATACGGGAAGCGAATCTTCAGTTGCTTTTCCTCCTTACCCAGCTCCTGCACCAGTAACACCACCTGTTACTGGTCCAATGCCAGGCCTTGTCCCTAATGTTAACACAGCAGGTCCAGCACCTTTTCCTGGAGCGCCAGGAATGGGGACTCCTTTCCGCAAAAAATAA
- a CDS encoding molybdopterin dinucleotide binding domain-containing protein: protein MEEPDEEYPFVLTTGRRYELYNTHTQTKYYPEKMKIKQTEETADIHPTDAEKLGLENGDVVEVSSRRGKLNVSVKVTDQVSPGLIFMSFHFSDVPTNMLTLNEFDPISGTAEYKACAVKIEKTM from the coding sequence ATGGAGGAACCTGACGAGGAATATCCGTTTGTGTTAACTACAGGAAGAAGATATGAGCTTTATAACACGCATACCCAAACAAAATATTATCCAGAAAAAATGAAGATCAAACAAACAGAGGAAACTGCGGATATTCATCCAACAGATGCAGAAAAACTTGGTTTAGAGAACGGGGATGTCGTTGAAGTAAGTTCCAGAAGAGGAAAACTTAACGTGAGTGTAAAAGTAACGGACCAAGTATCGCCAGGCTTAATTTTTATGAGCTTTCACTTTTCGGACGTTCCGACAAATATGTTAACTTTAAACGAATTTGATCCAATCTCAGGAACAGCAGAATATAAAGCTTGTGCTGTCAAAATAGAAAAAACAATGTAA
- a CDS encoding DUF1798 family protein produces MDKKKILNLQNEFEIVFNDLEKNFLSQNKPENRHDRAFFNYVKRETDPLFEKLDQWYNQSMQVVENKKEGKLYPTQIEKTKENIELLILHSYYIDVPKKRYKELKNSIEYIFQQLRQILS; encoded by the coding sequence GTGGACAAGAAGAAGATACTTAACTTACAGAATGAATTTGAAATTGTTTTTAATGATCTAGAGAAAAATTTTTTATCTCAAAACAAGCCTGAAAATCGTCACGATCGAGCCTTTTTTAATTATGTAAAAAGAGAAACAGATCCTTTGTTTGAAAAACTAGACCAATGGTATAACCAATCTATGCAGGTAGTAGAAAATAAAAAAGAAGGTAAATTATATCCTACTCAGATTGAAAAAACGAAAGAAAATATAGAACTTCTTATTTTGCATAGTTACTATATTGATGTTCCTAAAAAAAGATATAAAGAATTAAAGAATTCTATAGAATATATCTTTCAGCAACTTAGACAAATCTTAAGTTAG
- a CDS encoding DUF2515 family protein, producing the protein MTIRDLELIENMKGHTAEYNLNNITRSMSYQDFFFKHPEMRWSFLASMVSRNAGWNMTDLRIDPLRSLLSKKHSNRLFMTYERANWLIFKDAYPQLLIYEKSKEKGEPLFHLLPYLSISTFMMNEWNYFWKNGDKNRLVYALIVNEQMVIQGPVIEQSYYFTQIFHTLPYLIQDFLQLSSVLFPTLTGELYGQNVTHFTNPYKRIKLGKRLYHLLFYPSLKNEFIRFAKEQPHKGTRRDYFKFQDINHRLPYSDYLQNIYPDITHDDTVQIDWNKWLDPPSRWSAPEKVSLSDDISQSMVKKRILLNKLAKTKIMSAIN; encoded by the coding sequence ATGACAATTCGTGATTTAGAACTAATAGAGAACATGAAGGGACATACAGCGGAATATAATTTGAATAATATTACAAGAAGTATGTCGTATCAAGATTTTTTCTTTAAGCATCCAGAGATGAGATGGAGCTTCTTAGCAAGTATGGTATCTAGAAATGCGGGATGGAACATGACGGATCTCCGCATTGATCCACTTCGTTCCCTACTTTCAAAAAAACATTCTAACCGTTTGTTTATGACTTATGAAAGGGCAAATTGGCTTATTTTTAAAGATGCTTATCCTCAATTGTTAATCTACGAGAAAAGTAAAGAAAAGGGAGAGCCACTGTTTCATTTACTACCTTACTTATCTATTTCAACGTTTATGATGAATGAATGGAATTATTTTTGGAAAAACGGAGATAAAAACCGTTTAGTATATGCCCTTATTGTCAACGAGCAGATGGTCATTCAAGGTCCAGTTATTGAACAGTCTTATTATTTTACCCAAATATTTCATACACTTCCTTATTTAATACAGGATTTCCTACAGTTATCGAGTGTTTTATTTCCAACTTTAACTGGGGAACTATATGGCCAAAATGTAACTCATTTTACCAATCCATATAAAAGAATCAAATTGGGGAAAAGGTTATACCATCTCTTATTTTATCCTTCTCTCAAAAATGAATTTATTCGTTTTGCTAAGGAACAACCTCACAAGGGGACTAGAAGAGATTACTTTAAGTTTCAGGATATTAATCATAGATTGCCTTACTCTGATTATCTGCAAAATATTTATCCAGATATAACCCATGATGACACCGTGCAAATTGATTGGAACAAGTGGCTGGATCCACCTTCTCGCTGGTCGGCTCCAGAAAAAGTTTCGCTTTCAGATGACATCAGTCAGAGTATGGTGAAGAAGCGAATTCTTTTAAATAAATTAGCAAAAACAAAAATAATGAGCGCGATAAATTAG